The nucleotide window CGTCCACGCGGCGCGTTGACGGGCGCGCTCTTCACGGGCGATAAGCCAGCTGCGGTGGGGCTGGGTGCGATGGCGCAGGGCAGTGGCTCTAGGAGAGGAGTCGTCCTCGCATAGTTGGCGTGCACTGGTCAGGTCTGCTGTGAACGCGTCGTCGCTGCCAGCTAGGGAGGCGTTGGCGTGGAGGAGCTGTTCGAAGAGTTGCGATGCGTCAGTGAAGCCAACCGGGCCGCGGGTTGCGGTGATGTGCGCTCCGCCGGCGGCCAAGTGGCGTGTGACGTGTTCGAGCGTCGCAGCGGTGGCGTCGTCGACAGGGCACTCGGGGTCGTTGTGCCAGACGGCGACGCGGGAGTCACCGAGGTGCGGACGCGGTTCGGACAGGCTCAGGCGCCACGGCGTGTGTTCCTCCGCGGTGGGGGTGGTAAGGGCCATGAACATGAGGGCCAAGTCGCGCGGGTGGCGGGCGAGGGGACCTGGGGTGAGCATGTCGCTCGTGGTCAGCCAGCCCGGTGGTCGGGGGATGTGCCCCCGAGCGGGTACGAGTCCTTGGGTGGGCCGGAGGGCGTAGGTGCCGCAGTAGTGGGCCGGCAGACGGAGGGAGCCGGCGAGGTCGCTGCCGAGTTCGAGGGGGGTCAGCGCGGCGGCGACGGCTGCTGCGGCGCCGCCGGAGGAGCCGCCGGGGGTTCGGGTGGGGTCGTGGGGGTTGTGGGTGGTTCCGAAGAGGGTGTTGTCGGTGTGGAGGTCCTGGCAGTAGGCGGGGACGTTGGTCTTGCCCATGATCACGGCGCCGGCGTGGCGGAGTCTCGCAACGGCGTCGGCGTCCTGCTCGGGGATGTGGTGGCGGAGGTCTTCGGTACCGCAGGCGGTGCGCAAGTGGGCGGTTTCAAAGGAGTCCTTGATCGTGAGCGGCAGCCCGTCGAGCAGGCCGACCGGTTCGCCTCGGGTCCGGCGTGTGTCTGAGGCATCGGCTGCTCGTTGTGCGGCTTGGATGTCGAGGGTGATGACGGCGTTGAGGGTGCTGGCCTGGATCCGTTCGAGGTGGAGGTCGAGCAGGTCTCGGCTGGAGATGGCGCCTTGTTGGAGGGCGTTGAGCTGGGCGTGGGCCGGGAGGTCCGGGTAGCTGGTGTTCATGTGCTGACGGCCTCGGGGGCTGTGGGTTGGTCGTGCCGGGCAAAGTGCCGAGCGATGGCACGCAGGGCCGGGAGGTCCTCGATGGGGTGCCAGGACTCGATGTTCTGGTCGGCGAAGTCGGTGGGCTGGGCAGGCAGCGCGCCCTGGCTGTGAGCCGTGAGGGCGGCGCGGATCTGGTCGGCGGTGACCGCAGCGTGGAGGCCGTCTCCCGAGAGGCCGGTGGCCCGGTGCCGTTGTTCGCTGGCCTGCCGTATGTGGTGGTCGAGGTAGGGACGGACTGCGGTCTGTCCGTCGCGGATCTCCACAACCCGGCGATACACCTGGAATGGGATGC belongs to Streptomyces graminofaciens and includes:
- a CDS encoding amidase family protein yields the protein MNTSYPDLPAHAQLNALQQGAISSRDLLDLHLERIQASTLNAVITLDIQAAQRAADASDTRRTRGEPVGLLDGLPLTIKDSFETAHLRTACGTEDLRHHIPEQDADAVARLRHAGAVIMGKTNVPAYCQDLHTDNTLFGTTHNPHDPTRTPGGSSGGAAAAVAAALTPLELGSDLAGSLRLPAHYCGTYALRPTQGLVPARGHIPRPPGWLTTSDMLTPGPLARHPRDLALMFMALTTPTAEEHTPWRLSLSEPRPHLGDSRVAVWHNDPECPVDDATAATLEHVTRHLAAGGAHITATRGPVGFTDASQLFEQLLHANASLAGSDDAFTADLTSARQLCEDDSSPRATALRHRTQPHRSWLIAREERARQRAAWTAFFEHHEVLLTPAAPTPAIPNGSRTLQINGYERSFFDQTGWANLISHIGLPAAIVPVGTNDQGLPIAVQLIGAPYADRTLLALAMHLESFELL